A genomic stretch from Streptomyces venezuelae ATCC 10712 includes:
- a CDS encoding ABC transporter ATP-binding protein yields MSLAVRLEGLSLGYGSAPVLERTDLEFPAGSFTALLGPSGCGKSTVLGAVAGFVPPLDGRVTAGARPVRRPGPERGVVFQHYALFPWRTARGNVEFALKRLGLPRAERRRRALEALAEVGLADGTDKYPAQLSGGMQQRVALARALAAEPEVLLMDEPFGALDALTRARMQSLLRELWQRRGTTVLFVTHDIDEALALAQRVVVLGGTPGRVLADNLVPAGPPDPALRSLIARHLRVE; encoded by the coding sequence ATGAGCCTCGCTGTACGGCTGGAGGGACTGTCCCTCGGTTACGGCTCCGCCCCCGTGCTGGAGCGGACGGACCTGGAATTCCCCGCAGGGTCGTTCACCGCCCTGCTCGGTCCGAGCGGATGCGGCAAGTCCACGGTGCTGGGCGCCGTGGCCGGGTTCGTACCGCCCCTCGACGGAAGGGTGACGGCGGGCGCCCGGCCGGTGCGCCGGCCGGGCCCGGAGCGGGGCGTGGTCTTCCAGCACTACGCGCTCTTCCCCTGGCGCACCGCCCGCGGCAATGTCGAGTTCGCGCTCAAGCGGCTCGGGCTGCCGCGCGCGGAACGCCGTCGGCGTGCCCTGGAGGCGCTCGCCGAGGTGGGCCTGGCCGACGGCACCGACAAGTACCCGGCGCAGCTGTCGGGCGGAATGCAGCAACGTGTGGCGCTGGCCCGGGCGCTGGCCGCCGAGCCCGAAGTGCTCCTGATGGACGAGCCGTTCGGGGCCCTTGACGCCCTGACCCGGGCCCGTATGCAGAGCCTGCTGCGGGAGCTGTGGCAGCGCAGGGGCACCACCGTGCTGTTCGTCACGCACGACATCGACGAGGCACTGGCCCTCGCGCAGCGGGTCGTCGTCCTCGGCGGGACCCCTGGGCGGGTGCTCGCCGACAACCTCGTCCCCGCCGGACCCCCCGATCCGGCCTTGCGCTCACTGATCGCACGTCACCTCCGCGTCGAATGA